TATCGGCGGTTGGTGGCAATTCATCTTGTAAATCCAAAGTGACCTTTAGATCAAGCAAGAGGGATGTGAATGTCATtgcattttccaaaatcaaATAGAGCAAACTCTGGTGCTTCGTGCGCGCTTTTACACTTCCCGCGCGATTACCTTTACCATGAATGACATCCGCCAGATTGTCAAAATGGACCGCTGACCACTTTAGAAACTTTGATATTGTCTTGAGATTTGCATGAGATAGCGATAAACGAGGTGGCAGTTTTCTCAAGAGAGAAAAGTAAAGTAGCGCCTCCTCAAGTTGCGCAACGCTCACCACACCTCCAGTAAGGACGTGCTTTGCCCTCTTCTCCAGCGTTTGCAAAagcattaaaatgtgtacacTTTCAGATCCATCCACGTTGAGTAATGAAACAAAGTAGAGTATTTTGCAGTGCAACAAGTGAAGGTTACACCTGCTTTGTACATTGTTCTTGTCCTGGATGTAATAGGGATACCAAGTGTTGATTGAACTTTCCAAAACTTCTATGCAGTTTCCCTGTACTACGGCTCTCTTGTCCTTGCATCCGTATCTTTCCGGTCCAAGGTATGATTCCAGAGCACTCTTTGGTGTTATTGAGTTTATTGGTTGTACAAAGTAGTTTGCAAAGGGATACatgtatattttttgtatcaTGTGCGATTTTATTATGAGTTGCGAGAGGCTATGCTCGGCACTCTCATGCTTGAGGGCAAAGATGAACATTGAAAGTAGGTGATCCAGGCATTTTACAACCATTGCACAAACTAGGTTACAATTTTCGTAGCGAAGCTCAgctttatttttaaaattctCCAATAGGTATTTCTTGTTAGATTCCAAATGTTCTGAATTTAGCAATGATTCCATTAGCGACGGAGGCATTGGAACACAAGATGTGAATTTGTGCGATATGAGTATATCCGATAGCAAAAATAGGAAATCGTGTCCTTGGTCCTTGTTTAGCGGTGTGGCAACAACTTCCTTTAGCGCCAAAGTGGCAACCACTGGAGCGAATATTGACACAAATATTTCTGCGCATAAATATCCATTACCAGGCTGAGAAAATTGAGACAATATCTTGACAATTTGCCTCTCCCAGCGACAACAAAGAGTAAGAAGATGATGCGATACTCGAGATAAACTGGTAATTACGTGTTTTGCAACATTCCTGTACAAGGTTTCCACCTGACTATTTGTCTTCTGTACTTTGTTCACTATACCAGAAAATTGTCTGTACAAGGCGGGAAAAGAATGCAAGATTATATATTGCATCCATACCAGTTCTTCGTCTAGTGCAAGTTCACCATTTACAGCCCTTCTAGAATTGACAAAAAATCTCTTGTGAAATTTGTATCCACTCTCCTTTCCGAAAAGCAAGTCTGGAACCTTGTCAAATGCAGCAAGATTGGTGCTCACAAATTGAACAAGCTGAGCAATAAATCCACCAAACACGTTGATTATAAACGTTTCAACATCATCTCTAGAGTATTGTCCAGACTCTGAATAGTGCTGATCAAAGGATTGAATCAATCCCTTTACATCTGCGCCATCCACAATGGTGGCCAAGAGTTTTATCAAGATTCCAAGGTAAAGAGAGTTTTCGTTACAAATCGAGGGGCTGGCTAGCCCAAGTTGAGCAGTCATTGTGAGATTTATGGCAAAAGTTTCAAATGGCTTTGTGACCTTGAGTGCAGTTGGATTTTCTCGtgtaaattttacaatgtcAAAAAGGACAGTCATTGTCTTGAGTTTCGACGCATTCATAGACTCAACAAGAGAGACCATCTTTATGCaattctttacattttccaaatcaTAAACATTAGTACCGTACCCATTTTTACACATGAGAATAGTACTTATGCAAGAAAATCGGCAAACGTTTGTCAAGTAAAACAAGCCATAATTTTCCGCAGTTCCaaagtttaaaaattcCCAAACTGTCCTATTTTCAGCTCCAGTATCCACAAAAGTACGTCCCTGTGAAAGCCGTGACACAAAGTTTAGCTCTGGGACTCCGGAAATGTGTCTCATCATCAGCGAGAGCATATCCTGCATCTTGAATCCATTCACTTGTGAATCCTCTTTTAGCAGCGAAAAATCAAATGCGCAAATATCATGTACAGGACTCTTTAAAAGTATATTTTCTACAGGAACATTCATTTTTGAAGCAAAATCTAGCAATCTGGGTAGCCAATTTAGTAAATCGTCACCGAGCCATAGTCCTAACCTGGTTTCCTTGTCATTACAGTCTATAGACGAATTGTCCCCTGTTCTGGTAAAGCAACCATTGTCGTAGCTACAAGTGGGAAACAGTGTCTCCACAAAGTCCCAACTTGTAGAAACATACTCTacaattttcaaaaaatgaTCATCATGTCGTTCCATGGGCAAATAGAGAGAAACGGCCGAGAGTATGCTATAAATGGAACCTATAATTTCAACCACAGCCACCTTCTTTTCCAAAACAGCTTCGCCTCTGGATAGTGGAATGGACAAATCTAGGGTGCTATCCAGACCACGTCTATAATCCAACATTGGTAAAACCTCAAGCTTTATTTCGCTAAATAGGTTTTTAAAACTATCAAATACGCCAAGAAAATCTACAAGAGTGCGAAGCACCAAATCTACAGTTTCCCAACAAAGCCTCGTACCTTTCACTTTTGGGTCCATGCATACGACAACTAGCCTACTAAAAACAACTAGAGCTAGTTGGACGACTGTAATATTACCAAGAGATACCTGAGATATAGTCATAccatttaaaatatgaagTCGCAATACTGAGTCTATAAAGCTTGTCAAAACATTAAATCCAACGGATACTCCTTCactctttaaaaattcagCCCCAATGTTTGTTTCTAAGCAGGCGACAAAGTAACGGAGAATTGAAATACATTCATCATATCCACATAGTCTAGTATCGAAAAATGTGCAGATTAAATGTTCTACAAAACTTTCCTCTTCCTTATTAGCAATGAACAAGAGTGCATCCGTCCCCTTTGTTAATCCAAGTTGATCTAAAAGGTGGTTTTTATCGCCTGGGTAGTGAGTCTTTTTGTCATAAAATTCATTCAGTAACATGTACAAGGTTAATATATCCGTGGATAAAGCCAAATTATAACCGCCATAAGCATGCGAGATGATTGATTGCGCAAGTGGAGCCTGAGGTAAAATACTACGCATCGCACCGAGCTGTACCTGCAAGTAGTAGGAAATTGGATCGTTTTCTGAATAAACCGAGCTAGATATTGACAAAAATGGTGTCTGAGATGATAGCTTTGACATACAAAAGAATTCACCACCCAAAGTTCTTGCCAGGGTTCCAAATATAAAACTCTTGTTCTTTGGAAGCGCAATAATCTGCAACTGATGAACTAATTCTAGGGCACGCTCAACTATTCTTTTACCATGTGACGTACCGtcacaagaagaaaagtgTTGAGAAAGCCAACGATATCTCGCGTtaattttacattcttgTCCAATCTTATCGGCAGACTCTAACATGAAAAAAAGAGGGGCGATCTTGCGCATATTTTGCAACCTGGGTGTAAAGAACGAAAGAGAAACTTCACTAAACACCAATGGATTCAGCATAACCAGCGAGGCCCCTTCTTTGCCctttaaaatgttcatTTGACAAGAAATTATACGAATAAGCTCCGATATGTAGTTGGACTCTGAAAATACCATCAACACCTGGTTTCCAAGTTCATCTAGACCCTTTATCCATTCATCAGAATTATTGCATGTACCAGTAGGGACTCCTCCACCTTCAACATTATAGTTACACACCTTGAAAAGTCTAGAAGTTAGCAGGGCAATATCCAAAACAGCAAGTATCATTTCTAGGCGCTGGTTAGCATCTGAAAATTCCAGTTCACAAATGTTTGTTCCAACGCTCTTTAGGGCAAATGAAACCATCTCACAGAAAAAGAATGTCTGGAATGAACTGTAAATGGAACCCGCACGATGCTCTAGTCTGGATTTCAGGCTTCTAAGATGAGAGCAGCTTATTCCCATGAATACATCGCGAGACTGTGCAGTAAGTGAAGAATGCGAAATATTCCAAAGCCCATGATGTACGCTATGCAAAATCCAAAGTTCAGGTGGACAAACTTTGAGCAAATCTCTGAAAAATCCAAGGATGGCACAGGTTACAGGATAGACCTTTAATAatttttcttcctcttgcaTAACTCTAGAGAGTAGCAGGAATATATTGAAATTGTTATCCGTGCTATACTTTGTTTGGATATGTTCTAGTGAATAAAAGAACATCCAATATCTGTGAAATTCAGCTTCTGTAGTATTTTCTTCAAGTGGGACTACGTAATTTGGAACCAAAAAACTTGACAAAGCGGCAATTGTGTCTGGCAAAACAACACGCAACCTTGGTCTCCGTAGTGCCAAGACAAGGATGAGAGTAAAATGATAAGCAAAGCTGCAGTGTCCAAGGGGTGAGTCGTCCTCTTTTACATACAAGGTGGATGATAGGTGACTCTCCATGAGGTAGAAAAGACAAGGGAAATTTACAAGCAGCCTGGAGAAGAGCGAGTTGCAAGATACAAAAGTTTGCAGGGCAACATCATCTAGCTCGTAGGGTGTGTTGGCTAAATGAACTATGCATGACTTCCAAATTACCCACAAGGACCTCAATATGGTGAATTCGGCTCCCTTTTCATGTGAAATGGTCTCATTACCATAGGAAATCCTGAGGGTATCCTCTAGATTAAAACGAATGCATGATATATGGACAGAAGGAGCTTCATCTGCTAGGACAAGCCCAAGCTCAGAGTTTCTAATCCAATACTTTCCAGGAGCTACATCCTTCAACTGATCATGTACGTCAAGCTCTGTAAGCATTCCACAGGATCCTTTTGGTAAAAAGTAGAGACAATCACCAAGTTCCCATTTGCTCCAGTTCTCTGCAAAAGTACCCGCATCTAATCCAAACATTGCTATCAACTGTAATTCCATCGACGTGTGAGAGTTACAGACATAACTTTTGCCATCACTGGCGAGATCCGCTGTGAGTGGACTAATATTGAGTCCATCAATTTTACGCAACAATGTTCGTATTACaatctttattctctctcGATTCTTTAACACCTGGTTACTATCATCTTTCAAAAGCCCATTTGTGAGTGGTAAAAGGGCATTGAGTAGCTGAATAAATGTTCCAATGTCGTATGGAAATTGCAGAGAGAAAAATGCACATAGGTCATCCAGAATCTTGAAATCTGCAAAGTAGTCGACAAAGAATGCATCCCTAGTGAGTGTGGAGAGTGCATATGCAACCTTTGATATTCCTGGAATGCAGGGCGACTCTAGCGATTCCATTAACCTGGTAAATGATTCTGCCAAAATATACCTGGCAAGTCTAGCATGGATGAATTGATCAGAATCAAAAATGCTTCTAGAGAGGCAAATCCATTCTACACTCTCAGGATACTTGTGCAAGAACTTAGACGACCTGCTTATAAACTCTGGAGCTGCAATGCCATTGACTAGAGTTTGAGACGAATCATTTTTCAAAAGTGCAAAATGCAAGAACAATGGTATTGCAAGTGCTTTATTCTTTGTGCAATCTTCAAGTTCCCATCTTTGCAAAATTGGGAGTATAAATTCATCATGAATCTTGAGCATATTTCCATCCTTGTCTCCCTCCATAAGATAGAATAGCGAGAGGAAGAACACGCAAGATGCCTGAAGTTCTTGCACATTATTAGCCAAAATTGGCGAAACAGCGAGTGCATCACAATCCAGTTCAGATGAACAGGAGTAAACTCCGCTAAAATCCTCAAGAATAAATACTGATGCATAAGAGTTGAAGATAGACGCACTCATTTCCCCCTTGAGATAATAGAGCGATGCAAGGGCAGTTACTAGGGCATTTTGCAAAATGACAAATCCATTCAGCTCTAAAATTACGCGGcttgcaaacttttcatcCAAAGACTTCAAATGCGGCATCCTTGCCTTTATATGATCTGAACAGGCCAAATATTTCGACCATAGTTTATCAACAAGCTTGTTGTCTTGGCTAACAAACTCCTCTTTATATGCCTCAAACATTGGTGGCACGTCCTCTTTTCTTATGTACAAATTCCCGATATATACAATACACCATAGAGCTGAAAGCAACTCATCTATAACTACATCTGAAAGTTCCCGCAACACAGTTGCATCTGAAATGTCAATTTCAAGAGATCCTCCCTCCTCATGCGATAATGGATTATTCCGGCCAACCTCAACATATACTTCCCTATTGTGTTTTCTCAAGAGGTAAATGTTGAAAGCATCAAATATTGCAGATTCCGGTACCTTCATAGCCTCGGAATTCGTCTCTTGAGCCGGCCACATGACCAGCGGGATGCAACTCCCGTTAAACAACTTTGTGGCTGTCTTTACattctccaaaattcgATCTTCTTCAGGCAATTCTCGATCCAATCCAAAGGTAAATGACTCGTGTAAATCTAAAAGATTCGAAATCACCTCCTTGCTGGTCAAAACAGCCGACAAAACTGACTTCGGGGTTGACTCATAATTCTCCAGGAGCTTCTTGAGGAAGATCGTGCTCTTGGAACAGACTTTAACCTCTAATTCTATGGATTTCTCGAGTTTTTCCGTCTCCTTGTAGTCTGAATCTGTGAATTCCAGATTGCTGACGGTGATTGGCTTAAATAATTCGGTCCTCAGCACATCCAGTGGACTATTCGCCACTAAATGGGTGTATTTGCTACTAAACGCATCCATAGCCATTTGTGGATTCATTTTTCCATCTGAAATCGGTGTATTCCCGTATTTCTCCACCAATTTGTCTCTGCTGGCCGAGAGCTGCCCAGAAGAGCCGTTTAAGCTCATTATATTCGCTTGTATGGCGCTCTCAAACTTCCATAGCCTACAGATTTCTGGGATAAAATGTATGGAATGTAcagaaattttaaaaactGAAAGTTGGCGTGGAATCACCCAATCGTGGTACAGCAACTCAACGCTCAGTATTATCTCATCTACAACTCCTTCAATGGGACAAGTTCTGCAGAAGGAGTGGATACCATTCCTTCTGGCCCTTGTGTGTGTTCTTGCATCCCTCCTGGATGGTCTACAGCTTCAGTTTTGGGCCCATTCTTGAGTGCCATTGTCTTCACCAGTGCCAGAAAATCTTCAGTGGAAAGTTCGCCATTTGTTTGGGTGTTGCTCATTCTCACTGGAACCAGCCTGGGAGGACAAGATATTGAGTACAAAACAACTTACCATAAAATGCTAAAGGGTGACCCAAACACCTGAACGAGCGTTTTGGCGAATCCCAGTCGGTTAAACTGGATCTTCTTAAACTTGTCAATTGGTGTACGGTTCGACCTTATGGCCACAACTTGGTCAATGCACATTATGAGAGTAAAGACGCCAAAGAGCAGAGAAGAAAATATTGCGATCTGAATGTTGGTATGAGTATTTACGGGATGGAATGCATGGATTAGGTGGGTTTATAGTTCAAGATTGGCAGTATGTAGAGCTTGTAAAGGGAAATGAGTCGAAGAGATCCCTCAGTATATATTCCCTAGTATCcctactggagagtccatagactcctagATCTGTCTcacccaaggatctccagCAAAGCGTTTGTAGATCCACCAACCgaatccagtaagagaaccAGCTCCGGTAAGAGGGCCACCATATGTGCCAACACCTGTGAGAATAGCAGTAATAGTAATACCACCAGAAACAGGATCAGCAAGAGCTTCAGGTTCAGGAGTAACTTCAGTATGAGTAGTAGTAGGTTCAGTAGAAGGAGAAGGATCAGGAGGAAGTCCAGCAGAAGCAGGAGTAAGAGGAGGAGCAGCTTTAGATCCCTCAGTAGCTTGATTAAGGGTGGAAGTAGCTTTAATAACTTGGGATCCAGGAATAGCATTGGAAATAAGAGGTGGATATCCATAGAGTGGGGACTCTGCATTGATTTGAGATTTTGTAAATTCAATTTCATTTTCACCATTAAATTGTCCTCTGGAACGTTCATACTTGCGTAGTCCAGGTTGTTCTAGTTCATTCGCTTCTTGTCTATTCATTTTAGTATACAGTAGCTTCTTAATCCTTTGCTTCCTTGTCTCAGTAAGTagtttttgttttaatCTTTGTTCCAACTCATTTTCACAACTAATATTTAattcatattttattctctttagAGTGGTTCTAAGACTTCTATCAGCATGTGCTTGTTTTGGGGATTTCCCATTCAAACTATCAGAGATATCTATCCATGTGCCATACCCTTTATTATTGTACCACTTATGACCTTTCCCACTATTATCGTTGATGTAAACCAAGAGAGGTCTATTATCACACTGAACAAAATAAACGATTACCTCTTTAACATCCCGTATAGGTACAATCCCTCGTGGAAAAATCGCTTTGTCTTTTCCGTTCATAAACTTGCTTATAGTGAAAGACCCTCCATAATGGGTGTGCTCGTAAGCATTATATCCAGCTATAGGAGTACCATGGTAGGGAGAAATATCTATTAATTGCAGACTATTAGAGTAGGAAGTTATACTATCAAGCTGTATGGTGACTCGTTCAGCTCCACTAGGAGTAACAATAAGATGTTTTAGTCTTTCACCATcaatagcatcttcagccatttgagccaCTGGAGTTCCTTGTAAGAAAATCTTGctctcagactctgtatcaggaatCTGGTCAGATAAATCAGCTGCTGGGacttcctcacgttgaactccatCCTGTCCAAGATGTTCTGGATCAAGAGCAGTGCTAGCGGATTTACTAGTACTAATAACAGATTCAACTCCACCAGAACTAGCAGGTCtatcttcctcttcttcctca
This region of Theileria equi strain WA chromosome 1, complete sequence genomic DNA includes:
- a CDS encoding hypothetical protein (encoded by transcript BEWA_026970A); protein product: MSLNGSSGQLSASRDKLVEKYGNTPISDGKMNPQMAMDAFSSKYTHLVANSPLDVLRTELFKPITVSNLEFTDSDYKETEKLEKSIELEVKVCSKSTIFLKKLLENYESTPKSVLSAVLTSKEVISNLLDLHESFTFGLDRELPEEDRILENVKTATKLFNGSCIPLVMWPAQETNSEAMKVPESAIFDAFNIYLLRKHNREVYVEVGRNNPLSHEEGGSLEIDISDATVLRELSDVVIDELLSALWCIVYIGNLYIRKEDVPPMFEAYKEEFVSQDNKLVDKLWSKYLACSDHIKARMPHLKSLDEKFASRVILELNGFVILQNALVTALASLYYLKGEMSASIFNSYASVFILEDFSGVYSCSSELDCDALAVSPILANNVQELQASCVFFLSLFYLMEGDKDGNMLKIHDEFILPILQRWELEDCTKNKALAIPLFLHFALLKNDSSQTLVNGIAAPEFISRSSKFLHKYPESVEWICLSRSIFDSDQFIHARLARYILAESFTRLMESLESPCIPGISKVAYALSTLTRDAFFVDYFADFKILDDLCAFFSLQFPYDIGTFIQLLNALLPLTNGLLKDDSNQVLKNRERIKIVIRTLLRKIDGLNISPLTADLASDGKSYVCNSHTSMELQLIAMFGLDAGTFAENWSKWELGDCLYFLPKGSCGMLTELDVHDQLKDVAPGKYWIRNSELGLVLADEAPSVHISCIRFNLEDTLRISYGNETISHEKGAEFTILRSLWVIWKSCIVHLANTPYELDDVALQTFVSCNSLFSRLLVNFPCLFYLMESHLSSTLYVKEDDSPLGHCSFAYHFTLILVLALRRPRLRVVLPDTIAALSSFLVPNYVVPLEENTTEAEFHRYWMFFYSLEHIQTKYSTDNNFNIFLLLSRVMQEEEKLLKVYPVTCAILGFFRDLLKVCPPELWILHSVHHGLWNISHSSLTAQSRDVFMGISCSHLRSLKSRLEHRAGSIYSSFQTFFFCEMVSFALKSVGTNICELEFSDANQRLEMILAVLDIALLTSRLFKVCNYNVEGGGVPTGTCNNSDEWIKGLDELGNQVLMVFSESNYISELIRIISCQMNILKGKEGASLVMLNPLVFSEVSLSFFTPRLQNMRKIAPLFFMLESADKIGQECKINARYRWLSQHFSSCDGTSHGKRIVERALELVHQLQIIALPKNKSFIFGTLARTLGGEFFCMSKLSSQTPFLSISSSVYSENDPISYYLQVQLGAMRSILPQAPLAQSIISHAYGGYNLALSTDILTLYMLLNEFYDKKTHYPGDKNHLLDQLGLTKGTDALLFIANKEEESFVEHLICTFFDTRLCGYDECISILRYFVACLETNIGAEFLKSEGVSVGFNVLTSFIDSVLRLHILNGMTISQVSLGNITVVQLALVVFSRLVVVCMDPKVKGTRLCWETVDLVLRTLVDFLGVFDSFKNLFSEIKLEVLPMLDYRRGLDSTLDLSIPLSRGEAVLEKKVAVVEIIGSIYSILSAVSLYLPMERHDDHFLKIVEYVSTSWDFVETLFPTCSYDNGCFTRTGDNSSIDCNDKETRLGLWLGDDLLNWLPRLLDFASKMNVPVENILLKSPVHDICAFDFSLLKEDSQVNGFKMQDMLSLMMRHISGVPELNFVSRLSQGRTFVDTGAENRTVWEFLNFGTAENYGLFYLTNVCRFSCISTILMCKNGYGTNVYDLENVKNCIKMVSLVESMNASKLKTMTVLFDIVKFTRENPTALKVTKPFETFAINLTMTAQLGLASPSICNENSLYLGILIKLLATIVDGADVKGLIQSFDQHYSESGQYSRDDVETFIINVFGGFIAQLVQFVSTNLAAFDKVPDLLFGKESGYKFHKRFFVNSRRAVNGELALDEELVWMQYIILHSFPALYRQFSGIVNKVQKTNSQVETLYRNVAKHVITSLSRVSHHLLTLCCRWERQIVKILSQFSQPGNGYLCAEIFVSIFAPVVATLALKEVVATPLNKDQGHDFLFLLSDILISHKFTSCVPMPPSLMESLLNSEHLESNKKYLLENFKNKAELRYENCNLVCAMVVKCLDHLLSMFIFALKHESAEHSLSQLIIKSHMIQKIYMYPFANYFVQPINSITPKSALESYLGPERYGCKDKRAVVQGNCIEVLESSINTWYPYYIQDKNNVQSRCNLHLLHCKILYFVSLLNVDGSESVHILMLLQTLEKRAKHVLTGGVVSVAQLEEALLYFSLLRKLPPRLSLSHANLKTISKFLKWSAVHFDNLADVIHGKGNRAGSVKARTKHQSLLYLILENAMTFTSLLLDLKVTLDLQDELPPTADKFLTYGQDSQDAVGLTREQFVSSIAAGSFTGCRGTPLGPSSISLDLVLAIFRIVVDLGSMGLSVLDDFTKAPILYGYKNGDQILLPMADHFSEPVSHDKTPVETLTIEKCGHFLVQVDPMGKSSAKNHSILPAAIELGDLQKIAEVIVEKSLLFGSQFINTLCLQNSLNNQGRRDLFSPNSFTLLSALCSDVAAHKDVTSQSLQEFNSVISDYISKKKLDAKNIHSTFGDTIIFLK